The Musa acuminata AAA Group cultivar baxijiao chromosome BXJ3-6, Cavendish_Baxijiao_AAA, whole genome shotgun sequence region CTTAAAAACTTGAAATATAttctttcttaatattttatGATGTTActtgattgaaaaaaaaaagaaaaaggcagaGGTCGTAAATTGTGGCATTTGATAAGAACAATGCAAAAAATGGtatcagaagaaaaaaatttaccGCATTACGTAGCGAGAATTTATGATGCAAATGTCATATCCTAATAGTTTCCACTGTCAAAGAAGATAAAActgcattccaaacatattagcaatatgGAAGAGTGCGAACAAGAAATCATGAGTATTCTAAGTACCTCGTAGCCACACATTGTTCGGTGCCAGACACGAAGACAGCACTCCTGATCATGAATTTTTACTGGTAAATTATTCCCCCGACATTCTAATAGTTAAAAAAGAGATATATTGGTACCAAGAAAAAACCAGTTTTATCGAAACTATTTACCAACAACATATGCACATGGCAAGCCACAAGTTTTCTTGATAAGTTAGAATGCTCGCTCAACACCAAACACTCACAAACTGAAGCACCACACAATTAAGCAACAGATTTAGCTAGCAAGAGCATGGTTATGTAGCTGAGAATTACTGGCGATTACCTGTAGCAGAAAAGAAAACGTATAGCTACATAGTGAACTAAAGATTTTTGCTCTGCTGGAAAGAGGAAGGTCACACCGAATACAGAAGGAATTAATAGTCTCTTTTACAACATGTTTTGTGCTTGATGTTCTCTCATGTTCAGAGTTGATAAATAAAACCATCTAACAATCTGTTGAAAGCATGGAATTTTAGGTCAGGAAAGTATAAGAGAATGCTCACTGGCTTTTGTCCTTCTTTAGGTACTCTCTTGCTCCAAATATCGTCGATCCAATCCGAACATTTGTACTCCCCATTTCAATCTGCAGAGAAACACAAACTATGTCATGCTGGAGTATTCTAGCACAAGAATGGTTTAAAGTCAGATGTAAGTTGACATTTAGTAATGTGCACAGGTCAATTCAGTTCAACCAGAGGAACTTCTagaaaaaactaaatttgttaagtTTCTACAATCATAAACCAAAATGGTCCAAGGTAATgggaaaaagaggaaagaaaaaatcTAAAAACACTCTAGTTTAACTTGTGGTTCAATTTCCTCAGCCAAGCCCATTCTAACCCTAGTGTCATAATCACAACAATAAATTAGCTCTTATATTTTTGCATCATCTACCATTCTACATTTCTGCTATGACCAAATCAACACAACAAATCTTGCTTCTTATTTGCCATAGGCTCTAACCCTATTACTTACAGCTTGCTCAAAGTCGGCAGACATTCCCATAGACAGCTCACACTGCTCTTCTGGTATCCCaagctccttacacacctcagtccTACAATTTGATAGTGTCTGCTCCCATACAAATATAACTGTTAACAAAAACATGGAAAATAATTGTAGTATGGTCACTTGAAAAAACATTACCTCGAAGTTTTCTGGAGTGGAAGAGTAGTCCAGCATCCCGATTGTCATTAGACCAGCAAAAATGAGGTTTGGGCACCCAAGTTTCACATGCTTCACCAGTTGGACACAATATGAAGGATCAACACCAAATTTTGCTGCAAAATATTGCATAATCTTTCAGTAATCTGCCATATCACCAAGAAAGAGCAAAGAGCATCTAGTTTAGTTCTTTCAATTGTCAAGCATCATTACATGCtgtcaaatattatttttaaacaaGGTATGGCAAATGGCAACCAAGTTGGATATCCTTAGCTTGTTGGACAATCTCTCAAGCATTTACATATAATCAAACAAATGTCTAATGCCCTATGTTCAAGATAAATATTTCACTGGGTTACTTATCTATCAGATTGCACTGGCAATAAGCATTTAGATATTTGGAATCTTGCTTGTAGGTACTCTAAATATTGAAAATCATTTTAATGGTTTGTACTTTGTAGTCATTTGGTTGACCCGCCAATAATATCAATATTGAATGCAATTGATTGCCAATTTTGTTGTCATATGAGCCCGTGCTGTCTAAGACATTTGAAGACAATAATTTAAGTATATATTACAAACAAAAAGAGAGTGTATATTACAAACAAAAAGAGTATCATAAAAGACAATATAGTCAGAAAGCAACTTATAGCATAAATGCCATGATAAATGCTTATTTTCAAAGAAATGAATGATGTGGCAATGTTATCATGCAAGTAACTTATTTTACTACTGACAATCTTCTCCACTAGTATTCACTTGCACCAAGACCTTCAGAGGCTTCCTTCCCAAGCTAGCAACCATACGATCAAGATGATTAGCAATCTGTAGATTACAAAAAAAGATAGATATTGTTACTTATAGCTAGAGATGATAGAGCTGCAGATATAATGCTaactcttctctttcttttctttacaAAACAAAGTATGGTGGTTTAAATGATTAAATAGCAGAAACATTAATACAGAGAACCGTGGAGCAAAATGGCAGACTTTGCTAATAATTGCCATTTTATTCGATCCTTTATGAACTAGCAGATAAAGACATTAAACAAGATGGGGATCAGAAATATTACTCCTTTAAGGGAACCACACTTGTATGAACCTGCACGGTTTCTGTGATACTCTTTTTTCTTTGCGGCTTGTACTTTGAGTTCGATTGAACTGTGATATGTAGATGTTGTGGTCGGTTGACGTGAATCGATAAGATTTAGTGTGTGAAAagagatagaggaagatctaagaaaTTTTAGtacaaataacaaaaagagaGTTGAAGATTCTTGATTTAACTAGAGATATCACCTTATGGTGGAAAAGATCCACACAGTCAACTCCAAATACTTGGGACATTATGGCAtgctttttgttgttgtttttaaATGTCTCTTAAACCTGTAAAAATCCCACCTTGTGTCTGTCTTTGGCACTTAATAGAAACATGGTAATCCAAACATGGAAATCTTGGACTTTTTCTTtggaaaatatcatgcttcttacTTTAGTTGCATATGCATCATGCAAAACAAAGGGTAAAAAGACaatgaatttgaatttaaatgaactacTCATGCAATTGAGTTTACCTTTTCATCATCTACGCTCTCAACCATATCAAGATTTGGAACACCAGCTGCATTATGAACAACAGAGGCTTACATTCTAAACAATATAAAAAGACTAAAAAATTAAGACAACAGTAAAATTATGTCACTAGACCATTTTACAGTCCTACAAAATTGCATATCAGATGGGACATAGATATGCGA contains the following coding sequences:
- the LOC135641057 gene encoding uncharacterized protein LOC135641057 isoform X1 — translated: MSAPATEGAAATALRSVLTRAQQAAERCGRSPEQVRVVAVSKTKTVSLIRQVYDVGHRCFGENYVQEIVEKAPQLPSDIEWHFIGNLQSNKVKSLLAGVPNLDMVESVDDEKIANHLDRMVASLGRKPLKVLVQVNTSGEDSKFGVDPSYCVQLVKHVKLGCPNLIFAGLMTIGMLDYSSTPENFETLSNCRTEVCKELGIPEEQCELSMGMSADFEQAIEMGSTNVRIGSTIFGAREYLKKDKSQSAVFVSGTEQCVATSFIFFDSGNY
- the LOC135641057 gene encoding uncharacterized protein LOC135641057 isoform X4, with the translated sequence MSAPATEGAAATALRSVLTRAQQAAERCGRSPEQVRVVAVSKTKTVSLIRQVYDVGHRCFGENYVQEIVEKAPQLPSDIEWHFIGNLQSNKVKSLLAGVPNLDMVESVDDEKIANHLDRMVASLGRKPLKVLVQVNTSGEDSKFGVDPSYCVQLVKHVKLGCPNLIFAGLMTIGMLDYSSTPENFEIEMGSTNVRIGSTIFGAREYLKKDKSQSAVFVSGTEQCVATSFIFFDSGNY
- the LOC135641057 gene encoding uncharacterized protein LOC135641057 isoform X5: MSAPATEGAAATALRSVLTRAQQAAERCGRSPEQVRVVAVSKTKTVSLIRQVYDVGHRCFGENYVQEIVEKAPQLPSDIEWHFIGNLQSNKVKSLLAGVPNLDMVESVDDEKIANHLDRMVASLGRKPLKVLVQVNTSGEDSKFGVDPSYCVQLVKHVKLGCPNLIFAGLMTIGMLDYSSTPENFEIEMGSTNVRIGSTIFGAREYLKKDKSQMSGE
- the LOC135641057 gene encoding uncharacterized protein LOC135641057 isoform X2, with product MSAPATEGAAATALRSVLTRAQQAAERCGRSPEQVRVVAVSKTKTVSLIRQVYDVGHRCFGENYVQEIVEKAPQLPSDIEWHFIGNLQSNKVKSLLAGVPNLDMVESVDDEKIANHLDRMVASLGRKPLKVLVQVNTSGEDSKFGVDPSYCVQLVKHVKLGCPNLIFAGLMTIGMLDYSSTPENFETLSNCRTEVCKELGIPEEQCELSMGMSADFEQAIEMGSTNVRIGSTIFGAREYLKKDKSQMSGE
- the LOC135641057 gene encoding uncharacterized protein LOC135641057 isoform X3 → MSAPATEGAAATALRSVLTRAQQAAERCGRSPEQVRVVAVSKTKTVSLIRQVYDVGHRCFGENYVQEIVEKAPQLPSDIEWHFIGNLQSNKVKSLLAGVPNLDMVESVDDEKIANHLDRMVASLGRKPLKVLVQVNTSGEDSKFGVDPSYCVQLVKHVKLGCPNLIFAGLMTIGMLDYSSTPENFETLSNCRTEVCKELGIPEEQCELSMGMSADFEQAIEMGSTNVRIGSTIFGAREYLKKDKSQ
- the LOC135641057 gene encoding uncharacterized protein LOC135641057 isoform X6; amino-acid sequence: MSAPATEGAAATALRSVLTRAQQAAERCGRSPEQVRVVAVSKTKTVSLIRQVYDVGHRCFGENYVQEIVEKAPQLPSDIEWHFIGNLQSNKVKSLLAGVPNLDMVESVDDEKIANHLDRMVASLGRKPLKVLVQVNTSGEDSKFGVDPSYCVQLVKHVKLGCPNLIFAGLMTIGMLDYSSTPENFEIEMGSTNVRIGSTIFGAREYLKKDKSQ